The Halichondria panicea chromosome 14, odHalPani1.1, whole genome shotgun sequence genome contains a region encoding:
- the LOC135347426 gene encoding ubiquitin carboxyl-terminal hydrolase 40-like, whose translation MLEGLFDEETVEYGAKSAGGNESSRVPRPPTPRNNTRLCGLSNLGATCYLNSLLQTLHFTPELREELFKLTETELGIFSTQEGADNSMVRVIPVQLQKLFANLLLLNQQSCSVDALTNSFGWSNSEEFQQHDVQELNRILFSAIESSLLGTSGEQLISKLYHGVFVQQIICQVCGRVSEREQEYLDLAMALSTSPTLEGVLQESYIEQELLEGANQYRCEKCGKLVDAKRGCKIRQLPQILTIALLRFLYDYEKGERYKDTSKFKFPLELDMAPYCEDGSVGGSSVYELFSVVIHSGSTHSGHYTAYIRDIDGLGTWASPDEEVVQLPRDPASGSVDLIDFDNPADLMLELLKQCGGSATISKLTKALQDKTGVTWNKRFKKQFGPITKFLGSCPDLFSVNESNLVSLGGANKTDTQQASSGDKSGGSPLIVRVNVEQAVNAEGGEEAESQGTGTAVSTEGDSVDAVRGGASEGGQDKKNGGEGKKKPVKKESPPAQGQCWFEFNDTHVSPIRAKQMEKMYQGKQSAYMLFYRKKDMQRPPQALGNKLFGVPERFQVEVARANTILDQERYEYDIAINTLQLIIYFSLEFVLANGALQRIDEGSDPCVLSVDRRKSIGELKEAIAETYSSLYDADHVVIHTAKTLPAGTHLYDLVSGNDQTSVADAGITNNSQLFVWDGQTVGGEAIAVGWSCDPILLHVTYPSEEGECELSSGFPKNSTISQLRVSLSELLEIPPSHVTISHVKLSEIQDTQTPIIVLSPSKDGSTLEELKLQDGDRLTVERSIKKGVKSLAHSVADKHSKMLSVIIESRLLPLTDATGLYPVFPVEVGKDECVATLKTMALTTASNQQFIGECRLRGDDDVTGIGPPLYESQTLTDAGISPGQRIILESGQAPTSNQVALNCQLLSSGVSSVGVCEVILGRDVTVRECMCVMVTALGLTGGDWHLQRTNWCGEAADVLEDEDASLEQERLKSGDVLLLAEGRLPPKGFIRLQVYLYSPESSPSPHPPADLSQDVPLHLVPPSLCHPPVPGQLDEVGVLEISKEATVEELKITILTLPAMENMTVPLLELLRVREVVNGRPAKIFKLHNHTLRRRNCRQGQMTTKVACTVLHQEEELSRLLQWFSTCV comes from the exons atgcttgAGGGTCTGTTTGACGAGGAGACTGTCGAGTACGGTGCAAAGTCTGCAGGGGGTAACGAGAGCTCACGAGTGCCCCGCCCACCCACCCCCCGGAACAACACGAGGCTGTGTGGTCTCAGTAACCTTGGTGCCACCTGCTACCTCAATTCACTGTTACAGACTCTGCATTTTACTCCAGAGTTGAGAG AGGAACTATTCAAACTGACTGAGACAGAGTTGGGCATCTTCTCCACTCAGGAGGGAGCAGACAACTCCATG GTGCGAGTGATTCCTGTCCAGCTGCAGAAGTTGTTTGCTAATCTCCTGCTGCTCAACCAGCAGAGTTGCAGTGTGGACGCTCTCACAAACAGCTTTGGTTGGAGCAACAGTGAG GAGTTCCAGCAGCACGATGTACAGGAGTTGAATCGGATACTGTTCAGTGCCATCGAGTCCTCTTTACTGGGCACCTCAGGAGAGCAGCTCATCTCTAAGCTCTATCATGGCGTCTTTGTGCAACAG ATAATCTGTCAGGTGTGTGGTCGTGTGAGTGAAAGGGAACAAGAATACCTAGATCTGGCCATGGCCCTCTCCACTAGCCCCACTTtggagggggtgctccaggAGTCGTACATCGAACAAGAGTTGCTGGAGGGAGCCAACCAATATCGTTGTGAGAAGTGTGGCAAGCTTGTCGACGCTAAGAGG GGCTGCAAGATTCGGCAGCTGCCACAGATCCTCACGATAGCCCTCCTAAGGTTTCTCTATGACTACGAGAAGGGTGAGAGATATAAG GACACTAGCAAATTCAAGTTCCCACTTGAGTTGGACATGGCCCCCTACTGTGAGGAtggctctgtggggggtagcaGTGTGTACGAGCTGTTCTCGGTGGTCATTCACAGTGGCAGCACTCACTCCGGACACTACACTGCCTACATTCGGGACATTGATGGACTTGGAACTTGGGCTTCCCCC GACGAGGAAGTGGTCCAGTTGCCACGGGACCCGGCCTCTGGTAGTGTGGACCTCATTGACTTTGATAATCCTGCCGACCTCATGCTGGAGCTACTCAAACAATGTGGAGGGTCTGCCACCATCTCCAAGCTCACtaag GCTCTACAGGACAAGACTGGAGTGACGTGGAACAAGAGGTTCAAGAAGCAGTTTGGGCCCATTACAAAG ttcctgGGTAGCTGTCCCGACTTGTTCTCAGTCAACGAATCTAACCTAGTGTCACTGGGTGGAGCCAAcaagacagacacacaacaag CTTCCTCTGGTGATAAGTCAGGGGGCAGTCCCCTTATTGTGAGGGTCAATGTAGAGCAGGCCGTCAATGCTGAGGGTGGAGAGGAGGCGGAGTCACAAGGTACAGGTACAGCAG TTTCAACTGAAGGTGATAGCGTCGATGCAGTGAGGGGTGGAGCTAGCGAGGGTGGCCAAGACAAGAAGAATGGTGGGGAAGGGAAGAAAAAACCTGTGAAGAAAGA gtCCCCTCCAGCCCAAGGGCAGTGCTGGTTTGAGTTCAACGACACCCACGTATCTCCCATCAGGGCCAAACAGATGGAGAAGATGTACCAGGGCAAGCAGAGCGCTTACATGCTCTTCTACAGGAAGAAGGACATGCAGAGACCACCTCAAG CGTTAGGCAACAAATTATTTGGTGTTCCTGAGAGATTTCAAGTGGAGGTGGCCCGGGCTAACACAATACTGGACCAGGAGAG ATATGAGTATGACATCGCCATCAACACACTTCAACTTATCATTTATTTCTCACTGGAGTTTGTGCTGGCCAACGGAGCACTGCAGAGAATTGacgag GGCTCTGATCCTTGTGTGCTGAGTGTAGACCGAAGGAAGAGCATTGGTGAGCTCAAGGAAGCCATTGCTGAG ACGTACTCTAGTCTCTACGATGCTGACCATGTAGTAATACACACAGCCAAGACCCTCCCAGCTGGCACACACCTCTACGACCTGGTCTCAG GCAATGATCAGACGAGTGTGGCTGATGCTGGTATCACCAACAACTCTCAGCTGTTTGTGTGGGACGGTCAGACTGTGGGAGGTGAAGCCATAGCGGTGGGATGGTCATGTGATCCGATCCTGCTGCATGTGACGTACCCATCGGAGGAGGGAGAGTGTGAACTGAGCAGTGGTTTCCCCAAGAACTCAACTATTAGTCAATTGAGG GTGTCCCTGTCGGAGCTACTAGAGATCCCTCCCAGTCATGTGACCATCAGCCATGTTAAGCTCTCTGAGATACAGGACACACAGACACCCATCATTGTCCTATCACCTAGCAAG GATGGCAGCACTCTAGAGGAGCTGAAGCTACAGGACGGAGACAGGCTCACAGTGGAGAGGAGTATCAAGAAAGG TGTGAAGTCACTAGCTCACTCTGTAGCAGACAAACACAGCAAGATGCTGTCAGTCATCATTGAGAGCAGGCTACTG CCTCTCACTGATGCTACTGGCTTGTATCCTGTGTTTCCAGTGGAGGTAGGAAAAGACGAATGCGTCGCCACACTCAAAACAATGGCCTTGACAACAGCTAGCAACCAGCAATTTATTG GTGAATGTCGTCTCCGTggtgatgatgatgtcactggAATAGGGCCTCCGCTGTATGAGTCTCAGACACTGACTGACGCTGGAATCAGTCCTGGACAGAGGATCATTCTGGAATCAGGCCAAGCACCAACCAGTAATCAG GTTGCTCTCAATTGTCAGCTGTTGAGCTCTGGTGTGtcgagtgtgggtgtgtgtgaggtgatcCTGGGGAGGGATGTGACTGTAAgggagtgtatgtgtgtcatGGTGACAGCCCTCGGACTGACGG GCGGAGACTGGCACCTGCAAAGGACCAACTGGTGCGGAGAAGCAGCTGACGTGTTGGAAGATGAG GATGCCAGTCTGGAACAGGAGAGACTGAAGTCTGGTGACGTACTGCTCCTTGCAGAAGGAAGACTACCTCCCAAA GGTTTTATTCGTCTCCAAGTGTACCTCTACTCCCCCGAgtccagcccctccccccatccACCAGCTGACCTCTCTCAGGAC GTCCCCCTCCACCTGGTCCCCCCGTCCCTCTGCCACCCCCCTGTTCCCGGACAGCTGGACGAGGTCGGTGTATTAGAGATCAGTAAAGAGGCCACTGTCGAGGAACTCAAGATCACCATCCTTACATTACCCGCC atGGAGAATATGACGGTACCGTTGCTAGAGTTACTGAGAGTGAGGGAAGTGGTGAATGGCAGACCAGCCAAGATATTCAAACTACACAACCACACTTTGAG ACGTCGGAACTGTCGTCAGGGTCAAATGACAACAAAGGTTGCCTGCACAGTGCTGCACCAAGAAGAGGAACTATCTA GACTACTACAGTGGTTTTCAACCTGTGTGTGA
- the LOC135347434 gene encoding TNF receptor-associated factor 5-like, with protein sequence MATSNSDCSNSVNQEPAATHPPEQITQPAEPDYDLVEQPDQDYFCPVSLELLVEPLQTTCCGHHISQQAANRLTKELKPCPMCKQDNMATQEDKYLRRKVRQLNVRCPHKKSGCEWTGELGDLNHHTTSCPKRPWKCQYCDFESTHDIGTNDHTPCCDNYPLPCPNQCEIGTVPRCQVDSHLLECPLQLVECEFAGNGCDVKVPRRDLVGHMTESVQHHLLTATLLNLQLTRELHQKMEEKDQQIVNLQKQVKEQGDNIHTKIQQLDAKVDTKFQQQDKKTDTKFHDLQTIVQDLDVQAKQQVAILDTKVSDVKTTMEANTVKIQNDLLLLNGCSCHEFTLAEFTKQQTKPTSGHWSGGEFTAQGWSFSFNVFTKGIGSRIGTHLTPTSINSMMLAKQKV encoded by the coding sequence ATGGCTACCAGTAACAGTGACTGTTCTAACTCTGTGAACCAAGAACCAGCTGCTACTCACCCCCCAGAACAAATCACCCAGCCAGCTGAACCTGACTATGACCTTGTTGAACAACCTGACCAAGACTACTTCTGTCCTGTGAGCTTAGAGCTACTTGTTGAGCCACTCCAAACAACATGCTGCGGCCACCACATCTCCCAGCAAGCTGCCAACAGACTCACCAAAGAACTAAAACCATGCCCTATGTGCAAGCAAGACAACATGGCTACTCAAGAAGACAAGTACTTGAGGAGAAAAGTTCGCCAGTTGAATGTTCGCTGTCCCCACAAGAAgagtgggtgtgagtggacgGGGGAACTGGGGGACCTGAACCACCACACCACCTCCTGTCCAAAACGTCCCTGGAAGTGCCAATATTGTGACTTTGAGTCCACCCACGATATCGGaacaaatgaccacaccccttgcTGTGACAACTACCCCCTGCCTTGTCCCAACCAATGTGAGATTGGTACCGTCCCTCGCTGCCAAGTTGATAGCCACCTGCTGGAGTGCCCCCTACAACTTGTGGAGTGTGAGTTTGCTGGTAATGGATGTGACGTGAAGGTTCCTCGAAGAGATCTGGTGGGTCACATGACAGAGAGTGTTCAACACCACCTCCTGACAGCCACCCTCCTCAACCTACAACTAACGAGAGAGCTACACCAGAAAATGGAGGAGAAAGACCAGCAAATAGTCAACTTGCAGAAACAAGTGAAGGAACAAGGCGATAACATCCATACCAAAATTCAACAATTAGACGCAAAAGTTGATACCAAATTCCAACAACAAGACAAAAAAACTGATACCAAGTTCCATGATTTACAAACTATAGTCCAAGATCTTGATGTGCAGGCTAAGCAACAAGTTGCAATACTTGACACAAAGGTCAGTGACGTAAAGACCACGATGGAAGCCAACACAGTGAAGATACAGAATGATTTGTTATTGCTAAATGGGTGTTCTTGCCACGAGTTCACTCTTGCCGAGTTTacaaaacaacaaacaaaACCAACCAGTGGACACTGGAGTGGTGGAGAGTTTACTGCACAAGGGTGGAGCTTCTCATTCAATGTGTTTACAAAAGGTATTGGATCTCGTATCGGAACACATTTGACCCCTACATCAATAAACAGCATGATGCTAGCAAAACAGAAGGTGTAG